In Burkholderia sp. HI2500, the genomic window TTCGAACTTCATGAGGAGAACAAGCGGAAACGGGCGAAAATGCGGGAAGGGAAGACAAAGATCAGCAACTCGGATCTCAAATCCCTACGGGAAAGTGACGCGTGGGAAATTCTTCTGAAAACAATCCAGTCGACGTTCGCGACAGAGATTAAAGTAGTTCCTTTCAACGAGCGGTACCATAGCTACCTGCGGGTTGAGTGCGTGAAAGGAGAGTTCAAAGAGGGAGCATTCAAAAAATTCCCGAAATACAACTCTCGGGACCTTATGGTCGAGGGTAGTGGATTCTTGCAATGGCTCAGCGTCTACGCGCTGTCCCTATCGCCGGACGTTGACGTAATTCTCCTTGATGAGCCCGACGCGCATCTTAATGCCACGTTACAAAAAGAGCTCGTTGTGGCATTACGCAAAACAACAGAGGCGACTGGTAAGCAAGTTCTCATGGCGACCCACTCTCCAGAACTCATCCGTTTCTACGACTACGACAAGATCTTGGCGGTCGCGAACAGAAAAGCTCAATACCTTGACGAGCCTGGGGGCAAAGTAAAAGTGCTTGGCGGCATCGGGACGATCCACACGCCGACGTTGCATGCGCTCATGGAGAGTAAGCGAATGTTGATCTTGGAGGCCGAGAGCGACGCGCGATTTCTTGGAATCCTGGCGGAGAGGGCGCAAATCGCCTGGCCCAAGAATGTCGTGCCGTGGTATTGGAATGGTCACGCGTCGGAGCGTCGACGACTCTTTTTACAGTTACAAAAGGAGATCCCAGGCCTCCAGGCCATCAGCATTAGGGATCGTGACGACGAGCCGGACGACACCGTAGGTGCGGACCTGATCGACAAATCGAACCCGCCCAAAAACGACGGATTCACGGCAATGAAGTGGCGGAGGCGGCACATCGAAAATTATTTGCTGTGTGAATCGGCGATTGCACGTGCCGCTGATAAGCCAGCGGATGACATTCGA contains:
- a CDS encoding AAA family ATPase; translated protein: MYVKKITLHRFKQFKDTTIRLQSGLSLVVGGNNSGKSSLLQALATWQFCKTLLEIEKGRAGWLQTKTKAGVGMGIVDFTPLQIPSLSHLWTNLKSNKDTEADGYTLKIGVYWDLDSGEERHLEIGLSLANDRLFVKTTSTNLSEGDVMTKDGSPIDGNVPRIGYLPPFAGITDREARLTPAMRERLIGQGLSGGVIRNVLFELHEENKRKRAKMREGKTKISNSDLKSLRESDAWEILLKTIQSTFATEIKVVPFNERYHSYLRVECVKGEFKEGAFKKFPKYNSRDLMVEGSGFLQWLSVYALSLSPDVDVILLDEPDAHLNATLQKELVVALRKTTEATGKQVLMATHSPELIRFYDYDKILAVANRKAQYLDEPGGKVKVLGGIGTIHTPTLHALMESKRMLILEAESDARFLGILAERAQIAWPKNVVPWYWNGHASERRRLFLQLQKEIPGLQAISIRDRDDEPDDTVGADLIDKSNPPKNDGFTAMKWRRRHIENYLLCESAIARAADKPADDIRAFFAEKHGLALPADTTATDVLIAVRDAHGKEIFTKGVCIKSTYNLAREDVAKNLEENEIAHDLVTFFTALTELAK